Proteins encoded in a region of the Flavobacteriaceae bacterium HL-DH10 genome:
- the mgrA gene encoding L-glyceraldehyde 3-phosphate reductase, which yields MQINDKTEIKAYQASEQRYDTMKYKRTGKSGVLLPAISLGLWHNFGFVDSVQNAREVLRCAFDLGITHLDLANNYGPPYGSAEENFGTIFKKDFQNHRDELFIASKAGYDMWPGPYGNWGSRKYLISSLDQSLKRMGLDYVDVFYHHRPDPDTPLEETMGALADIVRQGKALYVGISNYQPKETQEAAEILKRLNTPFILHQARYSMFDRWVEDGLLDTLEENGVGCITFSPLAQGMLTNKYLKGIPKDSRAARDLTFLDEATVNSNIDKIQKLATIAEARGQKLSQMAIAWILRQPQVASVLVGASSANQLKENVNALNNLSFTNEELKLIDKIIG from the coding sequence ATGCAGATAAACGACAAAACCGAAATTAAAGCTTATCAAGCTTCAGAACAACGTTATGATACCATGAAATACAAACGGACAGGAAAAAGCGGTGTTCTTTTACCTGCCATTTCATTAGGTTTATGGCATAATTTTGGATTTGTTGATAGTGTTCAAAATGCGAGAGAAGTTTTGCGCTGCGCTTTCGATTTAGGAATTACGCATTTAGATTTAGCAAATAATTACGGACCGCCATATGGTTCTGCCGAAGAAAATTTCGGAACTATCTTTAAAAAAGATTTTCAAAACCATAGAGATGAATTATTTATTGCCTCCAAAGCAGGATATGATATGTGGCCAGGACCTTATGGTAATTGGGGTTCTAGAAAATATTTAATATCGAGTTTAGACCAAAGTTTAAAACGTATGGGGCTAGATTATGTTGATGTTTTTTATCATCATAGACCAGATCCAGACACACCTTTAGAAGAAACAATGGGTGCATTGGCAGATATCGTTCGTCAAGGAAAAGCGTTATATGTTGGTATTTCTAATTATCAACCTAAAGAAACTCAAGAAGCCGCAGAAATTTTAAAACGTTTAAATACGCCATTTATATTGCATCAAGCACGGTATTCTATGTTCGATCGTTGGGTTGAAGATGGCCTTTTAGACACATTAGAAGAAAATGGTGTAGGTTGTATTACTTTTTCGCCATTAGCGCAAGGGATGCTTACTAATAAGTATTTAAAAGGAATACCAAAAGATTCTAGAGCTGCTAGAGATTTAACGTTTTTAGATGAAGCAACTGTAAATAGTAATATTGATAAAATTCAAAAATTAGCTACTATTGCTGAAGCACGCGGACAAAAATTATCGCAAATGGCTATTGCTTGGATATTAAGGCAACCCCAAGTAGCATCGGTACTTGTTGGAGCTAGTTCTGCTAATCAATTAAAAGAGAATGTAAATGCTTTAAATAATTTAAGTTTTACTAATGAGGAATTGAAATTAATTGATAAGATTATTGGTTAA
- a CDS encoding biopolymer transporter ExbD, giving the protein MRQSRLMPEVNAGSMADIAFLLLIFFLVTAAIPKDKGINRKLPAECPPGVICDSKIKEHNLLRIVLNSNNDIMVENDIIAIEDLKDITKQFLDNNKDGSCDYCSGQKFEDASDNPTKAVISLQNDRNTSYNQFIAVQDELTKALFELRKDYAKKRFNKFPEDLSAEELKQVKAAYPFILSEAETK; this is encoded by the coding sequence ATGAGACAATCAAGGCTAATGCCCGAAGTAAATGCAGGTTCAATGGCAGATATTGCATTTTTATTACTTATTTTCTTTTTAGTAACCGCCGCCATTCCAAAAGATAAAGGGATTAATAGAAAATTACCTGCTGAATGTCCTCCAGGAGTTATTTGCGATAGTAAAATAAAAGAACACAACCTTTTACGAATTGTTCTTAATAGTAATAATGATATTATGGTTGAAAATGATATTATTGCCATTGAAGATTTAAAAGACATCACAAAACAATTTTTAGACAATAATAAAGATGGAAGTTGTGATTATTGTAGCGGACAAAAATTTGAAGACGCATCAGATAATCCAACAAAAGCAGTTATTTCATTACAAAATGATAGAAATACAAGCTACAATCAGTTTATTGCGGTACAAGACGAATTGACCAAAGCGCTTTTTGAATTAAGAAAAGATTATGCTAAAAAGAGGTTTAATAAATTTCCAGAAGATTTATCGGCAGAAGAATTGAAACAAGTTAAAGCCGCCTATCCATTTATATTATCGGAAGCTGAAACCAAATAA
- a CDS encoding dehydrogenase E1 component subunit alpha/beta — translation MNKESTSFNIEYHADSLEDSTLIQLYKNMLKPRLIEEKMLILLRQGKISKWFSGIGQEAISVGVTMALNKDEYILPMHRNLGVFTTRNIPLYRLFGQWQGKASGFTKGRDRSFHFGTQHYKIVGMISHLGPQLGVADGIALASKLKNKNEVTAVFTGEGGTSEGDFHEALNVASVWKLPVLFCIENNGYGLSTPTSEQYNCKDIVDRGLGYGMESHIIDGNNIIEVYTKVKDIAERVRVNPHPVLIEFKTFRMRGHEEASGIKYVPQELMDNWAAKDPVINFQSFLRAHTILNEEDEVTIKETIISEINEHLDIAFNEEIIIPNETTELNDVYQSYDYQEFNNYSEVKEMRFIDAISNSLKQSMQRHDDLVIMGQDIAEYGGAFKITEGFVTKFGKNRVRNTPICESAIVETAMGLSIAGMKSIVEMQFADFVSSGFNPIVNYLAKSYYRWNQNADVVIRMPCGGGVAAGPFHSQTNEAWFTKTPGLKVVYPSFPYDAKGLLNTAINDPNPVLFFEHKGLYRSIRQDVPIDYYTIPFGKAAVLKEGRDVTIISYGAATHWALETLGKNPTINADVIDLRTLQPLDTETIYNSVKKTGKAIILQEDSLFGGIASDISASIMENCFQYLDAPVKRVASMESPIPFASQLEQQYLPKDRFESALKSLLDY, via the coding sequence ATGAATAAAGAGTCTACTTCGTTTAACATTGAATACCATGCTGATTCTCTTGAAGATAGCACTTTAATTCAGCTTTATAAAAACATGCTGAAACCAAGATTAATAGAGGAGAAGATGCTTATTTTATTACGACAAGGAAAAATAAGCAAATGGTTTTCGGGTATTGGTCAAGAAGCTATTTCAGTAGGCGTTACTATGGCTTTAAATAAAGACGAGTATATATTACCCATGCACCGGAATTTAGGTGTTTTTACCACTAGAAACATTCCATTATATAGATTATTTGGACAATGGCAAGGTAAAGCTTCTGGATTTACAAAAGGTAGAGACCGTTCTTTTCATTTTGGAACACAGCACTATAAAATTGTAGGCATGATTTCTCATTTAGGTCCGCAATTAGGGGTGGCTGATGGGATTGCTTTAGCTTCAAAATTAAAAAATAAAAATGAAGTAACAGCAGTTTTTACAGGAGAAGGTGGTACTAGTGAAGGTGATTTTCATGAAGCTTTAAATGTGGCATCTGTTTGGAAACTTCCCGTATTGTTTTGTATAGAAAATAACGGATACGGTTTATCGACGCCAACAAGTGAGCAATATAATTGTAAAGATATTGTAGATAGAGGTTTGGGTTACGGTATGGAATCCCATATTATCGATGGAAATAATATTATTGAAGTTTATACAAAAGTTAAAGACATTGCTGAACGTGTTCGTGTTAACCCACATCCAGTTTTAATTGAATTTAAAACCTTTAGAATGCGTGGACATGAAGAAGCAAGTGGTATAAAATATGTGCCACAAGAGCTTATGGATAATTGGGCAGCAAAAGACCCTGTTATCAATTTTCAATCGTTTTTAAGAGCGCATACTATTTTAAATGAAGAAGATGAAGTAACAATAAAAGAAACTATTATAAGTGAAATTAATGAGCATTTAGATATTGCTTTTAATGAAGAAATTATCATTCCTAATGAAACTACTGAATTAAATGATGTTTATCAATCTTATGACTATCAAGAATTTAATAATTATTCAGAAGTTAAGGAAATGCGATTTATCGATGCCATTTCTAATAGTTTAAAACAGAGTATGCAACGGCATGATGACTTAGTAATTATGGGGCAAGATATTGCAGAATATGGAGGTGCTTTTAAAATTACTGAAGGTTTTGTTACCAAGTTTGGGAAAAATCGGGTTAGAAATACCCCAATTTGCGAATCGGCAATCGTTGAAACGGCTATGGGTTTATCTATTGCAGGTATGAAAAGTATTGTTGAAATGCAATTTGCAGATTTTGTAAGCTCTGGTTTTAATCCCATCGTAAATTATTTAGCCAAATCGTATTATCGATGGAATCAAAATGCCGATGTGGTTATCCGTATGCCTTGTGGCGGTGGTGTTGCTGCAGGTCCTTTTCATTCACAAACCAATGAAGCATGGTTTACAAAAACACCTGGATTAAAAGTGGTATACCCTTCATTTCCTTATGATGCTAAGGGATTATTAAATACTGCAATTAACGACCCAAATCCTGTATTGTTTTTCGAGCATAAAGGATTGTATAGAAGCATTCGTCAAGATGTTCCAATAGATTATTACACCATTCCGTTTGGTAAAGCAGCTGTTTTAAAAGAAGGCCGTGATGTTACAATAATAAGTTATGGAGCAGCAACTCATTGGGCTTTAGAAACTTTAGGTAAAAATCCCACTATTAATGCCGATGTTATTGATTTAAGAACACTTCAACCTTTAGATACAGAAACCATTTATAATTCTGTAAAAAAGACAGGTAAAGCTATTATTTTACAAGAAGACTCTTTATTTGGTGGTATTGCTAGTGATATTTCAGCAAGTATTATGGAAAATTGTTTTCAATATCTTGATGCTCCAGTAAAACGTGTGGCCAGTATGGAGAGTCCTATACCTTTTGCGTCCCAATTAGAGCAACAATACCTTCCAAAAGACAGGTTTGAATCTGCCTTAAAAAGTCTTTTAGATTATTAA
- a CDS encoding 2-oxoglutarate and iron-dependent oxygenase domain-containing protein: protein MNMIPSVDLNDFISNDPKKKQKFVDAIGKAYEEIGFVALKGHFLDDTLADNLYKEVKHFFELPVETKQSYEIPGIGGQRGYVSFGKESAKGKKEGDLKEFWHFGQYVEDDDKLKAEYPDNVIVNELPEFNKVGKEAYQMLEKTAKYVLRALALYLGLDELYFDVYIHNGNSILRPIHYPPITQEPDEAVRAAAHGDINLITLLMGAQGRGLQVQNHEGEWIDAIAEADELMINVGDMLSRHTNNKLKSTIHRVINPPRELWGTSRYSIPFFMHPISDMKLNVLDGCVDEENPKAFEDITAGEFLTERLIELGLIKK, encoded by the coding sequence ATGAATATGATTCCAAGTGTCGATTTAAATGATTTCATTTCTAACGATCCTAAAAAAAAACAAAAATTTGTTGATGCTATAGGTAAAGCTTATGAAGAAATTGGCTTTGTTGCATTAAAAGGTCATTTTTTAGATGATACTTTAGCTGATAATTTATATAAAGAAGTAAAACATTTTTTTGAATTGCCTGTTGAAACAAAACAATCCTACGAAATACCAGGAATTGGAGGACAGCGTGGATATGTATCATTTGGCAAGGAAAGTGCTAAAGGAAAAAAAGAAGGTGATTTAAAAGAATTTTGGCATTTTGGTCAATATGTAGAAGATGATGATAAGCTAAAAGCAGAATATCCAGATAATGTTATTGTTAATGAGCTTCCGGAGTTTAATAAAGTAGGTAAAGAAGCTTATCAAATGTTAGAAAAAACGGCAAAGTATGTATTACGTGCTTTAGCCTTGTATTTAGGGTTAGATGAATTGTATTTTGATGTCTATATACATAATGGAAATTCTATTTTACGGCCTATTCATTACCCACCTATTACACAAGAACCTGATGAAGCTGTTCGAGCAGCAGCACATGGCGATATTAATCTAATTACGCTTTTAATGGGGGCGCAAGGAAGAGGTTTACAAGTTCAAAATCATGAAGGCGAATGGATTGATGCTATAGCTGAGGCTGATGAACTAATGATTAATGTAGGCGATATGTTATCAAGACATACTAACAACAAACTAAAATCTACGATTCATCGTGTTATAAATCCTCCTAGAGAACTCTGGGGAACATCTCGCTATTCTATTCCATTTTTTATGCACCCTATAAGCGATATGAAACTGAATGTTTTAGATGGTTGTGTTGATGAAGAAAACCCTAAAGCATTTGAGGATATTACTGCTGGTGAATTTTTAACAGAACGCTTAATAGAATTAGGACTGATAAAAAAATAA
- a CDS encoding translation initiation factor: protein MDLQDQLKNLFPDHVQEESAENISDESQIWMQDDPLICKYEKRKGKPITIIEGYTGANEDFKILAKEIKTKLSVGGSFKDDKIIIQGDYRDKIMQMLKDKGFLVKRVGG from the coding sequence ATGGATTTACAGGACCAACTAAAAAACTTATTTCCAGATCACGTTCAAGAAGAATCTGCTGAAAATATTAGTGACGAATCTCAAATATGGATGCAAGACGACCCTTTAATTTGTAAATATGAAAAGCGAAAAGGAAAACCTATAACCATTATAGAAGGCTATACAGGTGCCAACGAAGATTTTAAAATACTTGCTAAAGAAATAAAAACCAAACTTAGTGTTGGAGGCAGTTTTAAAGATGATAAAATAATTATTCAAGGCGATTATCGTGATAAAATTATGCAGATGTTAAAAGATAAAGGCTTTTTAGTAAAACGTGTAGGAGGCTAA
- a CDS encoding DUF1835 domain-containing protein, which translates to MDKKTLHITNGTSLTHVLNELNLEGDKLTWQEMLCEGPTLEHVYSEKFIELRKAFFSSYYDIDLNVSEIKEELDKLNHITNYSEIVLWFEYDLFCHINLLAIINLIQQKKITLPLYLVTSGRVRGSKNLKGLSELNPGNLLKHYRDKVELTPEDIDLARTVWNIYCGKDHNLLKPYIVKSSSFIYLNSCLKAHLERFPDSKSGLNNIERNILEIVKDANIKSYHHLLGYALNYQGFYGYSDLQILRIIEKLKIFISEDDTNLKLNRKGHEALLGKHNFALEIGNNIKYGGVYKFDFQFNKKQNKLVKTVYNAN; encoded by the coding sequence ATGGATAAAAAAACGCTTCATATCACCAATGGCACAAGTTTAACCCATGTTTTAAATGAGTTAAACCTTGAAGGAGATAAGCTTACATGGCAAGAAATGCTTTGTGAAGGTCCTACTTTAGAGCATGTGTATTCAGAAAAATTTATAGAACTTAGAAAAGCTTTTTTTAGTTCTTACTACGATATTGATTTAAATGTTTCAGAAATTAAAGAGGAATTAGATAAATTAAATCATATAACTAATTATTCTGAAATTGTACTTTGGTTTGAATACGATTTGTTTTGTCATATTAACTTATTAGCTATTATTAATTTAATTCAACAAAAGAAAATAACACTTCCATTGTATTTAGTCACTAGTGGAAGAGTGCGAGGAAGTAAAAATTTAAAAGGTTTAAGCGAATTAAACCCAGGAAATTTATTGAAACACTATCGAGACAAAGTAGAACTCACTCCTGAAGATATAGATTTAGCAAGAACCGTTTGGAACATATACTGCGGAAAAGATCATAATTTACTAAAACCTTATATCGTAAAAAGCTCCTCGTTTATTTATCTAAACAGCTGCTTAAAAGCACATTTAGAGCGTTTTCCAGATTCAAAAAGTGGCTTAAACAATATAGAAAGAAACATATTAGAAATAGTAAAAGATGCTAATATAAAATCGTATCATCATTTATTAGGATATGCGCTTAATTATCAGGGTTTTTATGGTTATTCTGATTTACAAATATTAAGAATTATTGAAAAACTTAAAATTTTTATCAGCGAAGATGATACCAATTTAAAACTAAACCGAAAGGGACATGAAGCTTTATTAGGTAAGCATAACTTTGCTTTAGAAATTGGTAATAATATAAAATACGGTGGTGTTTATAAATTCGATTTTCAATTCAATAAAAAACAAAACAAACTTGTAAAAACGGTGTATAATGCCAATTAA
- a CDS encoding substrate-binding domain-containing protein, whose protein sequence is MKKVKIGGVPEHFNLSWYLTLKNGEYKEKDINLRWKDYPGGTGDMCKALREKEIDIAVILTEGIIKDIIAGNPSKIVQTFVQTPLNWGIHVAHNSPYKNIEDLKGTKAAISRYGSGSHLMAYINAQNNHWNLEKDLKFEVIKNLDGAVEALTNGIADYFMWEKFTTKPLVDQGVFRRIGNCPSPWPCFVIAVREDFIASNKNDLKAILEIINNTTIDFKDIPSIDKTISNRYKQQLGDVQEWLSITEWSQDLIDKKTIINVQKELFALNIIPEIVEYDKLTYKL, encoded by the coding sequence ATGAAGAAAGTAAAAATTGGTGGTGTACCAGAACATTTTAATTTATCGTGGTATTTAACTTTGAAAAACGGAGAATACAAAGAAAAAGATATTAATCTACGTTGGAAAGATTACCCTGGTGGCACAGGTGATATGTGTAAAGCATTGCGTGAAAAGGAGATTGATATTGCTGTTATTCTTACTGAAGGTATTATTAAAGATATTATAGCAGGAAACCCAAGTAAAATTGTGCAAACCTTTGTACAAACGCCTTTAAACTGGGGTATTCACGTGGCTCATAATTCGCCATATAAAAACATTGAAGATTTAAAAGGAACTAAAGCTGCGATAAGCCGATATGGTTCGGGATCGCATTTAATGGCATATATAAATGCTCAAAACAATCATTGGAATTTAGAAAAGGATTTAAAATTTGAAGTTATTAAAAATTTAGACGGAGCTGTTGAAGCGTTAACCAATGGTATTGCCGACTATTTTATGTGGGAGAAATTCACCACAAAACCTTTAGTTGATCAAGGTGTTTTTAGACGTATTGGTAATTGCCCGTCACCATGGCCATGTTTTGTTATTGCTGTTAGAGAAGATTTTATAGCGTCGAATAAAAATGACCTAAAAGCTATTTTAGAAATTATTAATAATACAACTATAGATTTTAAAGATATTCCAAGTATTGATAAAACCATTTCTAATCGCTACAAACAACAATTAGGAGATGTACAAGAATGGCTAAGCATCACCGAATGGTCTCAAGATTTAATCGATAAAAAAACGATTATAAATGTTCAAAAAGAATTGTTCGCTTTAAATATTATTCCTGAAATTGTCGAATACGATAAACTTACTTATAAGTTATAA
- a CDS encoding T9SS type A sorting domain-containing protein translates to MPFQNQFYINFGKAEKVEQISVYNVLGKQIRLIKGNEIKSQTLKIDINDKTGNLFIVKIVTANGVINRTIIKK, encoded by the coding sequence GTGCCTTTTCAAAATCAGTTTTATATCAATTTTGGAAAAGCAGAAAAAGTCGAGCAGATTTCAGTATATAATGTTCTAGGTAAGCAAATACGTTTAATTAAAGGAAACGAAATAAAAAGCCAAACCTTAAAAATTGATATTAATGATAAAACAGGTAACCTTTTTATAGTTAAGATAGTAACAGCAAATGGTGTCATAAACAGAACCATTATAAAGAAATAA
- a CDS encoding TlpA disulfide reductase family protein, translating into MKKLLLLSSVIAMFACKTEPKNYVTLTGKITDKNSDSIVVRTRTFSKTIKVNNDGTFSDTLKVEAGIHNVFDGSESTYLFLKNGYDLNIDVDTKEFDESIKYLGNGAETNTYLAKKTLLQESIFNANLFDLDEEAFTKRAAEIKDEFLKLLENSKGLDSIIITQDKTDLEKLPEGLLRAYKQQQARANQFADFIGKPSPSFEDYQNYDGSKTSLSDFKGKYVYIDIWATWCGPCKAEIPSLKKVEAAYHDKNIEFVSLSLDNARTHGGSWDKAVADWKAMVADKELGGVQIIAPENGESEFVSGYRVSGIPRFILIDPVGNVVNADAPRPSSPKLTELFNSLNI; encoded by the coding sequence ATGAAAAAACTTCTTTTATTATCTTCAGTAATAGCTATGTTTGCTTGTAAAACTGAACCTAAAAATTATGTAACATTAACTGGTAAAATAACAGATAAAAATAGTGATTCTATTGTTGTAAGAACAAGAACATTTTCAAAAACTATTAAAGTAAATAATGATGGTACTTTTAGTGATACATTAAAAGTAGAAGCAGGAATTCACAATGTTTTTGATGGAAGTGAATCTACTTACTTATTTCTTAAAAACGGTTACGATTTAAATATAGATGTCGATACTAAAGAATTTGATGAATCTATAAAATATTTAGGAAATGGTGCTGAAACAAATACTTATCTTGCTAAAAAAACATTGTTACAAGAAAGTATTTTTAATGCAAATCTTTTTGACTTAGATGAAGAAGCTTTTACTAAAAGAGCAGCTGAAATTAAAGATGAATTTTTAAAATTATTAGAAAATTCTAAAGGATTAGATTCAATAATAATAACCCAAGACAAAACCGATTTAGAAAAGTTACCAGAGGGTCTACTTCGAGCTTATAAACAACAACAAGCTAGAGCAAATCAGTTTGCTGATTTTATTGGAAAACCATCACCTTCTTTTGAGGACTATCAAAACTATGATGGAAGCAAAACTTCACTTTCAGATTTTAAAGGCAAATACGTTTATATAGACATTTGGGCGACTTGGTGTGGTCCTTGTAAGGCAGAAATACCTTCGTTAAAAAAAGTAGAAGCAGCTTATCATGACAAAAACATAGAATTTGTTAGTTTATCTCTTGACAATGCTAGAACTCACGGAGGTTCTTGGGACAAAGCAGTTGCAGATTGGAAAGCAATGGTAGCCGATAAAGAATTAGGTGGCGTGCAAATAATTGCTCCAGAAAATGGTGAATCAGAATTTGTTTCAGGATATAGAGTTTCTGGAATTCCAAGATTTATTTTAATAGATCCTGTGGGTAATGTAGTTAACGCGGATGCGCCTAGACCTTCAAGTCCTAAACTTACAGAGTTGTTTAATTCATTAAACATTTAG
- a CDS encoding NAD(P)H-hydrate dehydratase: MKIFSKAQIYQGDALTAEKQNISSTDLMERAGEQIFNWMHMRMQGAQVPIHVFCGIGNNGGDGLVLARHLIIHGYNVNTYIINCSDKRSKDFLINYDRIKNVTKKWPELLNCSNDFPEIQSEDIIVDAVFGIGLNRPVDDWVKALFVHFRTTKAFTLSVDIPSGLYTDKAVTNEDAVVWAGYTLSFASPKLVFFLPETAKYTVQWEVLDIGLDPDFLSETTTEVDLIGKNEVLPMYIPREKFSHKGQFGHSLIIGGSYGKIGAVTLASRSALSSGAGLVSAFVPKCGYTVLQSSFPEAMVVTDVDKEEITAIKFKIEPTVIGIGMGLGISIKTSKAFETFLKTNKTPLVIDADGINILSKKKTLLKSLPAQTVLTPHPKELERLVGKWKDDFEKLNKVKIFSKKYDVIIVIKGANSITVYHDNLHINTTGNPGLATAGSGDVLTGIITGLISQGYNPLSAAIFGVYLHGRSADIAVEDFGYQSLIASHIIDYLGEAYIDLFKQPESLQVAEEDTEQERN, encoded by the coding sequence ATGAAGATATTTTCTAAAGCACAAATTTACCAAGGTGATGCGTTAACAGCTGAAAAACAAAATATATCCTCAACCGATTTAATGGAGCGTGCTGGGGAACAAATTTTTAATTGGATGCATATGCGTATGCAAGGGGCACAAGTACCTATTCATGTGTTTTGTGGTATCGGTAATAATGGTGGAGATGGTTTGGTGCTTGCCAGACATTTAATTATACATGGCTATAATGTAAATACCTATATTATTAATTGTAGCGATAAGCGTTCTAAAGACTTTTTAATTAATTATGATCGCATCAAAAATGTTACTAAAAAATGGCCAGAGTTATTAAATTGTTCTAATGATTTTCCTGAAATTCAATCTGAAGACATTATTGTAGATGCTGTTTTCGGTATTGGTTTAAACCGCCCTGTAGACGATTGGGTAAAAGCTTTATTTGTGCATTTTAGAACAACCAAAGCTTTTACTTTATCTGTTGATATTCCTTCTGGATTATACACGGATAAAGCTGTAACTAATGAAGACGCTGTGGTTTGGGCTGGTTACACATTAAGTTTTGCATCGCCTAAATTGGTTTTCTTTTTGCCTGAAACAGCTAAATACACAGTGCAATGGGAAGTATTAGATATAGGGTTAGATCCTGATTTTTTATCTGAAACTACAACCGAAGTAGATTTAATTGGGAAAAATGAAGTTTTACCCATGTATATACCAAGAGAAAAGTTTTCTCATAAAGGGCAATTCGGTCATAGTTTAATAATAGGAGGGAGCTATGGTAAAATTGGCGCGGTAACTTTAGCTAGTAGATCAGCTTTGTCTAGTGGAGCAGGATTGGTATCAGCTTTTGTTCCAAAATGTGGATATACTGTTTTGCAATCATCTTTTCCAGAGGCTATGGTTGTTACGGATGTTGATAAAGAAGAAATTACAGCTATTAAATTTAAAATTGAACCAACCGTTATTGGTATTGGAATGGGCTTAGGAATAAGTATTAAAACCTCAAAAGCTTTTGAGACTTTTTTAAAAACCAACAAAACACCATTAGTAATTGATGCCGATGGCATTAACATACTTTCTAAAAAGAAAACATTATTAAAATCACTACCTGCTCAAACTGTCTTAACACCACATCCCAAAGAATTAGAACGTTTAGTAGGTAAATGGAAAGATGATTTTGAAAAACTCAATAAAGTAAAAATATTCTCTAAAAAGTATGATGTTATTATAGTGATAAAAGGTGCAAATAGCATTACTGTCTATCATGATAATTTACACATTAATACTACCGGAAACCCTGGATTAGCAACAGCAGGAAGTGGAGATGTTTTAACTGGTATAATAACGGGATTAATTTCTCAAGGATACAATCCATTATCAGCTGCTATCTTCGGTGTTTATTTACATGGAAGATCTGCCGATATTGCTGTGGAAGATTTTGGGTATCAAAGTTTAATAGCAAGTCATATTATTGACTATCTAGGAGAAGCTTATATTGATTTATTTAAGCAGCCTGAATCACTTCAAGTGGCAGAAGAGGACACTGAACAGGAAAGAAATTAA